One Thermoleophilaceae bacterium DNA window includes the following coding sequences:
- a CDS encoding class I SAM-dependent methyltransferase, with protein sequence MDVDPHLHDPDRWGTSMAQMAELMLGCLDAVGARSVMEVGAFAGDLTRVLVEWAAGSGARVIAIDPAPQDALTQLAGERPELELVRETSLEALTRLPAPDAMVIDGDHNYYTVAEELKRVADRARESRFPLVLLHDVCWPHGRRDDYFDIEQIPEEFRHPQAGANGGIAPEDPGLVEGGLPYPRSAAHEGGPRNGVRTAAEDFVAGHDGLQLAVVPLFFGFGAIWDREAPWAEAVAAILAPWDRNPVLERLEANRVHHLATGHARLTEIWALRQRVADQERVLRRLTESSAFGVAERLSRLRVRAGVAPSHSVVSKEEIRRVLDD encoded by the coding sequence GTGGACGTCGATCCCCACCTGCACGATCCCGACCGCTGGGGCACCTCGATGGCCCAGATGGCGGAGCTGATGCTCGGGTGCCTCGACGCGGTGGGCGCGCGTTCGGTCATGGAGGTGGGGGCCTTCGCCGGCGACCTCACGCGCGTGCTCGTGGAGTGGGCGGCGGGGTCCGGAGCGCGCGTGATCGCGATCGATCCCGCGCCCCAGGACGCGCTCACGCAACTCGCGGGCGAGCGGCCGGAGCTCGAGCTGGTGCGGGAGACGAGCCTCGAGGCGCTCACGCGGCTGCCCGCTCCTGACGCCATGGTGATCGATGGCGATCACAACTACTACACGGTGGCCGAGGAGCTGAAGAGGGTCGCCGACCGCGCGCGCGAATCGCGGTTCCCGCTCGTGTTGCTCCACGACGTGTGCTGGCCCCACGGCCGACGTGACGACTACTTCGACATCGAGCAGATCCCCGAGGAGTTCCGGCATCCGCAGGCCGGCGCGAACGGGGGGATCGCACCGGAGGACCCCGGCCTGGTGGAGGGCGGACTGCCATACCCGCGCTCGGCAGCGCACGAGGGCGGCCCGCGCAACGGAGTGCGCACGGCGGCGGAGGACTTCGTTGCAGGCCACGACGGGCTGCAGCTCGCAGTGGTGCCGCTGTTCTTCGGCTTCGGCGCGATATGGGATCGCGAGGCCCCGTGGGCGGAAGCCGTGGCGGCGATCCTCGCGCCCTGGGATCGCAATCCCGTGCTCGAGCGACTCGAGGCAAACCGCGTTCATCATCTGGCCACTGGGCACGCGCGCCTCACCGAGATCTGGGCGCTGCGGCAGCGGGTGGCGGATCAGGAGCGCGTGCTCAGAAGGCTCACGGAGTCGAGCGCGTTCGGCGTGGCCGAGCGGCTGTCACGGCTCCGGGTCCGGGCGGGGGTGGCGCCGAGTCACTCGGTGGTCTCCAAGGAGGAGATCCGCCGCGTGCTCGACGACTGA